The Echinicola jeungdonensis genome segment TTGACAAACATGCCTGGCAGAAATTGCCTGTTTTGGTTAGGGCTGATGGCTCTTAATTTCAACGTTCTGGTTTGGGAATCCACAATAGGCTCAAAAGCATAAACTTTTCCAGAAACTTCCCCATCCGTCGCATTATTGGAAAAAGTTATTTGGGATCCCATTTTAACCTTTCCGGCATATCTTTCGGGAATGGAAAACTCTACCTTGATCGGGTCGATATTGACGATATTGACAATAATATCAGAAGTCCCAATTACTGCCCCAACCGAAACCTGTCGAAGTCCAAGCACCCCATCAAAAGGAGCCCGAATCACCATTTTTCTCAGTTGAGCCTTGATGAGTTCGATGTCAGCCAATGTCGTATTATATTGATTGAGGGAGATATCGTATTCCTCCTGACTGATCGCTTCCCGCTCCAACAACTGTTTTTGCCTATTTTCCTGCCCTTCATAAAGCTTTTTGGTATACTCCAATCTATCCAATTGGGCTTTCAATTCATCATCATTCAGATAAACCAAGGGGCTTCCTGCTTTTACAAATTGACCTTCCTCAAAATTGATAGATTCCACTAGGCCCGTAATCTCTGGACGTAGTTCCACCGACTCATTGGGCAAAACATTCCCTGTAATATTCAAGTTATTTTCTAGCCTTTCTGGTTTCACTTCAATCACATCTACAGGGAGTTTGACATTTTCTTGTTGACCAGCAGGATTATCCTTGCTTCCGGAGGAGGCCCCTTTTCCATCTGAAAATATTCCACCCAATTGCGACTGAAAAAGTATCACCGCGATAACCAAAAGGATGACTACAAAAAGGGTTATTTTAATCTGTTTTCTCATGATTTTGTCTATGAATCAATCGGTTATGGCAAGAATATTAAAAAAACACCTACACCATTTATTATCAACGACTTACACCTTAACCATTGGTTTCAAACTGCAAAGTAAAGAAAAATTATTCCAATTTTTCGAAAATTAAATGCAGGAGGCAAATGACAGTTTTCAGTGGCAAATAACTGTCACCATGGCTTTTTCCATCCCAAATAATCCAAAGTTCTCTTCAATTTAGGTCCAGCCTCAAATCGGTAAATAAAGTTGAGCCTGTAATTTCCTGTAGCAATAGAAGGGGAAAGTTGTTGTTGACTGAGCAACCTTACCCTGTCATAAACATAATTGGCATTGATGCTCCATTTCTCGGAGTTATAGCCTATGCTTCCCCTTAAAAAATAATTGGCATTGATGCCCCATTTGATCTCCTTACTATCCCCTCTAATTTGGGTAAATCCAAATCCAAGATTTCCTGAAGCGGAGGCCATTAAAAATATTCTTTTCCAGATCACCAGGGTATAAGCTAAACCCGCATTGGGCCCTAGTTCAAAAAAGCTAACCTGTCTGATCCTTCTTTCCATATCCGACAAAGCCCCAGGGGGAATTAAAGTGGTATCTCCACTAATCTTTCCTCCGTATGCTTCCAATCCTAGCAACAAGGTTCCTGCAGACTTCTTTTGCCATTCATTTTGTAAAAATGCTGCCCGGTAGGAAAATTTATCCCCATTGAATACCTGCTTGACAGAGGCTCCAATTTTGGTCACTTTAATATCTGGCCGGTAATAATAATTATCTCCTGGCGGTGCTTGTCTTCCCTCGGGAATTAAATGATAGCCACTATAAAACTGCAAAAACAAATCAATGATATAATCTTTCTGGTAACTATGGGTTTGCAAGTCAAAATAATCACTATCCCCTTTCCCTTTTTCTGGATTTAAAAACCCAAATCCTGTCGCTAGGTTCAGGGAAATATTATTATATGTTGCCCCTACCCCCATGGTCCGGGAAGTGTTTGGCATATAATTCCAATTTGGGCCGTTTTTCTTATCCTTCAGGTTAAACCCTGTATATTTCTTGGAAAAATAAAACCTGCTGGTGACTTGATTAGGGAAGGATTGATAATAATCCTCATTTTGAGCATATCCACTTGGACAATCCAAAAAGTTCAGGACTAAAAGCCCAAACAAGAAATAAACGACTGAATTTCTATTCCCCATAAAAATGTCCTTAAACAAGCCGGCCACCTAAAATATAAAATGACCTTGACAGGACATGAAAATTAAGGGATTTATTGAATAAAAAAATACATAATGGCAAATGTCAATCCGCCAGCAATGGCCCCGGAAAGGATGTACAATTTCAAAAAGTTGCCTTCCCTACTGTACTTGATAGAAAAAAGGGAAATCACTCCCAAAATATAGGCAGTGAAAAGGGTTAGTGCAGTAGAAAAGGTCACCAACATGGCCTTTTGGATTAATTTATGGATAATTGAGCTTATCTAATTTCCTAAAAATTTTTAACTCACTGGTTACCTAACAGTTAAGGTGAAATTTAAATTACTTAACATTAAGGGGCCACCTTTACTTGCTTCCCTTCCCTGCGGGCAAACTCCCCAATTAGCGCCAATGGGAAATGAGTATCCCATAGAGAGAAACTCTTTTCAAATTCATTTTTATTATCAGGATGTACTGCCACCAAAAGCCCTCCCCCAATTTGAGGGTCACACAATTTTACCATATCCATACCTTTGACCCCTTCAACCTTGGAGCTGTAAGCACTCCAATTTTTCTCCACCATTTTAGGAAAAATATATCGGGCCAAATAATTTTCAGCACTGCTTACTATTGGAACTTCATCTAAATTTAATTTAGCGGTTAGTTCATTGGATTGGGTCATGACCAACAAATGTCCCAATAAGCCAAAACCAGATACATCTGTCATTGCAGTTGCCATACCACTTTTGGCAATGGCTTCACCAACCCGGTTTAAATGGGTTGACAGTTGAATCATTTCCTCATATTCGCTTTCCAATAACAATCCTTTATTCAAAGCTGCAGTCATCACCCCTATTCCCAATGGCTTGGTCAGGTACAGGAGATCCCCAGCTTGGGCGCCAAAATTCCGCATTAAATGATTTTTTTCCACAAATCCATTGACACTTAACCCAAATACTGGCTCCTTAAGGTCCAAACTATGCCCCCCAGCAATGATCACTCCCGCTTGGGAACATACTTCTTTGGCCCCACGCATGACTTCGGAGGCCATCTCAGCAGAAAGTTCCTCCATGGGCCAACCCAAAATTGCCTGAGCAAAGGCAGGACCTCCTCCCATTGCATAAATATTATTCAAAGTGCTGGCAGCTACCAGCTTTCCATAATCTTTTGCCTCATCCACCATAGGGGAAAAAAAATCAGTGGTGCTTAACAAATATTTACCCCCACCTATTTCATATACTGTCGCATCATCCCTGTCTTCAACCCCCAAAACCAATTGTTCATTATGAACTTGGACATGGGCACTTTGAACCAATATCTCTTCCAGTAGGTCAGGTGGAATTTTACTTCCCCCACCCAATTCACTCATATATTGGTGTAGGCTTTTTTCTTCCTCCATCATTTTTTTGAGGTTTAAATTAAATCTACTGAAAAAACATTTTGGCAACAAAAAACCATCCCCTTTCGAGGATGGCATAATATGTTTCTAAACCAGAATTCTCAAAATAAATGGAGGTATTAAAAAATTATTTCCAAAAAAAACCTCCAACTCAATTACACACACTAAAAGTCATTAGTAGAAAAAGTTGCTTAATCACCCAGAACAAATGTACAATAATTTTTACAGATAACACAATACCCTAATCACGGTATTTTTTGATTAATTAACGGAATATTAACAACTGAGGACTGTTCGTAAACTTATTTTATAAAAAAAGTTAATTCAACCAATTTTATTTTAAAAGTACCCTGAAAATTTGATAAAAGCGAAATCGCTTATATCTCAAATTATTTTCAGGTAATAATTTCTTCACAAATGAAAAGGGTCTTTTCGAATTAGATTAGGCAAAATTTCTAAAGAAGGGTAAATCCAAAGGGGCAATTTTGAAAAAACACAGATTCCTAATAAAAAACCTGCTAAATCGGTTCGATAAAAAAATTGACTTCGAGGCTTTGTGATGGGAATGAAGGCCGGCATTTCAAATGCTCCTCCCTCTGGCACTCATGGCAAATGAGAGCTGTATGGTATCATAATAGAATGGCACATTCCAAAATGAAATCATTAAGCCACATTGAAAATTAGGCCAAATTGAAAAACCTGTCTTCCTTTTAGAATAAGTGTTCTATACTTTTTCTCTAATCCAATATTTTTTAATCCATTTGGCTGGCCTCACATACCTATAAAATTTTCCCCATCCTCCTTTGATTGCCTTTGGAGGATTAATTTCACCATGAAATATGATTATTCGAGCTCCATGTGGAATTTTCGGCTTTTTCCAAAATGCAAGAGGAAATTTAGAGACACAATCATATTTAAAACTTGGACACCATCTTTCTGGCCAATAGGACAAAATTCCTTTTTCCTTCATTATTGAAGTCAAGTATTCTTGTTCATTTCTATGTTTTTTTCTTATTTCTTCAAAATTCTTTAAAAAGAAATCAAATATTTCATAATGTCTTCCTAATTCAAACCTA includes the following:
- the selD gene encoding selenide, water dikinase SelD is translated as MMEEEKSLHQYMSELGGGSKIPPDLLEEILVQSAHVQVHNEQLVLGVEDRDDATVYEIGGGKYLLSTTDFFSPMVDEAKDYGKLVAASTLNNIYAMGGGPAFAQAILGWPMEELSAEMASEVMRGAKEVCSQAGVIIAGGHSLDLKEPVFGLSVNGFVEKNHLMRNFGAQAGDLLYLTKPLGIGVMTAALNKGLLLESEYEEMIQLSTHLNRVGEAIAKSGMATAMTDVSGFGLLGHLLVMTQSNELTAKLNLDEVPIVSSAENYLARYIFPKMVEKNWSAYSSKVEGVKGMDMVKLCDPQIGGGLLVAVHPDNKNEFEKSFSLWDTHFPLALIGEFARREGKQVKVAP
- a CDS encoding DUF4421 domain-containing protein; the encoded protein is MGNRNSVVYFLFGLLVLNFLDCPSGYAQNEDYYQSFPNQVTSRFYFSKKYTGFNLKDKKNGPNWNYMPNTSRTMGVGATYNNISLNLATGFGFLNPEKGKGDSDYFDLQTHSYQKDYIIDLFLQFYSGYHLIPEGRQAPPGDNYYYRPDIKVTKIGASVKQVFNGDKFSYRAAFLQNEWQKKSAGTLLLGLEAYGGKISGDTTLIPPGALSDMERRIRQVSFFELGPNAGLAYTLVIWKRIFLMASASGNLGFGFTQIRGDSKEIKWGINANYFLRGSIGYNSEKWSINANYVYDRVRLLSQQQLSPSIATGNYRLNFIYRFEAGPKLKRTLDYLGWKKPW
- a CDS encoding efflux RND transporter periplasmic adaptor subunit — protein: MRKQIKITLFVVILLVIAVILFQSQLGGIFSDGKGASSGSKDNPAGQQENVKLPVDVIEVKPERLENNLNITGNVLPNESVELRPEITGLVESINFEEGQFVKAGSPLVYLNDDELKAQLDRLEYTKKLYEGQENRQKQLLEREAISQEEYDISLNQYNTTLADIELIKAQLRKMVIRAPFDGVLGLRQVSVGAVIGTSDIIVNIVNIDPIKVEFSIPERYAGKVKMGSQITFSNNATDGEVSGKVYAFEPIVDSQTRTLKLRAISPNQNRQFLPGMFVNIQFNLDVDEKALMVPSEALVPELNGYKLFLAKEGKVEERKVTIGRRTEKKVQVIDGLQEGELVLTTGVLQVKEGMQVAINKVN